The following coding sequences lie in one Micropterus dolomieu isolate WLL.071019.BEF.003 ecotype Adirondacks linkage group LG15, ASM2129224v1, whole genome shotgun sequence genomic window:
- the zbtb18 gene encoding zinc finger and BTB domain-containing protein 18 isoform X2: MHTAAGYEDGRMEFPDHSRHLLQCLSEQRHQGFLCDSTVLVGDAQFRAHRAVLASCSMYFHLFYKDQLDKRDVVHLNSDIVTAPAFSLLLEFMYEGKLQFQDLPVEDVLAAASYLHMYDIVKVCKKRLKQKATAEADSTRREEDGGSSCSDKADSLSDGSTERPATADLLHSDEEEEVKTEGGALWLRLPSADRPGTPAMATTSPGHGEAEMQGGEGLGEGGKLLSPAGSPTSSTGSLSQRSHRSVGSRGGRRGRRVSNDAADCVLDLSVKPIAGSNHSNHHQSYFSGAATPDSLQSPLAVRVKVERGVASDEEEELGGGDYDMEHSGITKATVPSANGGLTHHGVGGPLSAQRRLGLEAHLSALREASLASELEREEKPSATADDEDILGGENERAQAEVASMDSSLLPYVSNMLSAQHTQIFMCPLCNKVFPSPHILQLHLSSHFREQEGIRSKPAGDVNVPTCTICSKTFSCMYTLKRHERTHSGEKPYTCTTCGKSFQYSHNLSRHAVVHTREKPHACKWCERRFTQSGDLYRHIRKFHCELVNSLSVKSEPLALPNVRDWAIEDSSQELWK; this comes from the exons ATGCATACTGCTGCAG GTTATGAGGACGGCAGGATGGAGTTCCCAGACCACAGCAGACATTTACTTCAGTGTCTGAGTGAGCAGCGGCACCAGGGCTTCCTGTGTGACTCCACGGTGCTGGTGGGTGATGCCCAGTTCCGGGCCCACCGTGCTGTGTTGGCCTCCTGCAGCATGTACTTTCACCTCTTCTACAAGGACCAGCTGGACAAGAGAGACGTGGTGCACCTCAACAGCGACATTGTCACAGCCCCGGCTTTTTCCCTGCTCCTGGAGTTCATGTATGAGGGCAAGCTGCAGTTCCAGGACCTTCCCGTAGAGGATGTGCTGGCAGCAGCCAGCTACTTGCACATGTATGACATTGTCAAGGTGTGTAAGAAACGTTTGAAGCAGAAGGCCACGGCGGAGGCAGACAGCACGCGCAGAGAGGAAGATGGCGGATCCAGCTGCTCCGATAAGGCTGACAGTCTATCAGATGGTTCTACAGAGCGGCCTGCTACAGCCGACCTGCTGCAtagtgatgaagaggaggaggtgaagacagagggaggagcGCTTTGGCTGAGACTGCCGTCTGCAGACAGACCAGGAACACCAGCCATGGCTACAACCAGCCCAGGGCATGGTGAGGCGGAGATGCAGGGTGGGGAAGGGctgggggagggagggaaacTGCTCTCCCCGGCCGGCAGCCCTACTAGCTCCACTGGATCCCTCTCACAGAGGTCCCATCGCTCTGTGGGCTCTCGTGGAGGGCGCAGGGGCAGGAGGGTGTCAAATGATGCGGCTGACTGCGTCCTGGACCTGTCAGTCAAGCCGATTGCCGGTAGCAACCACAGTAACCACCACCAGTCCTATTTCAGCGGGGCAGCTACACCAGACAGCCTCCAAAGCCCATTGGCTGTGAGGGTGAAGGTGGAGAGGGGTGTGGCTTCAGACGAGGAAGAGGAACTGGGAGGTGGGGACTATGACATGGAGCACAGCGGCATCACCAAGGCAACGGTTCCCAGCGCCAACGGGGGCCTGACCCACCACGGGGTCGGAGGGCCTCTGTCGGCCCAGCGGCGGCTCGGCCTGGAAGCACACCTGTCCGCTCTGCGAGAGGCCTCTCTGGCCTCCGAGCTGGAGCGGGAGGAGAAGCCTTCGGCCACAGCAGATGATGAGGACATACTCGGGGGTGAAAACGAGCGCGCCCAGGCCGAGGTGGCCAGCATGGATAGTTCCCTGCTGCCCTACGTCTCCAACATGCTGTCAGCTCAGCACACCCAGATCTTCATGTGCCCGCTGTGTAACAAGGTTTTCCCCTCCCCGCACATCCTCCAGCTTCACCTCAGCTCCCACTTCAGGGAGCAGGAGGGCATCCGCTCCAAGCCCGCTGGAGACGTCAATGTGCCCACCTGCACCATCTGCAGCAAAACCTTCTCCTGCATGTACACGCTGAAGCGCCACGAGAGGACACACTCCGGTGAGAAACCCTACACCTGCACCACCTGCGGCAAGAGCTTCCAGTACTCACACAACCTCAGCCGCCACGCAGTGGTGCACACGCGGGAGAAGCCGCACGCTTGCAAGTGGTGCGAACGGCGCTTCACGCAGTCCGGGGACCTCTACCGACACATTCGCAAGTTCCATTGCGAACTGGTCAACTCGCTGTCAGTAAAGAGCGAACCGCTGGCACTGCCCAATGTCAGGGACTGGGCGATCGAGGACAGTTCCCAGGAACTGTGGAAGTAG
- the zbtb18 gene encoding zinc finger and BTB domain-containing protein 18 isoform X1 — translation MEFPDHSRHLLQCLSEQRHQGFLCDSTVLVGDAQFRAHRAVLASCSMYFHLFYKDQLDKRDVVHLNSDIVTAPAFSLLLEFMYEGKLQFQDLPVEDVLAAASYLHMYDIVKVCKKRLKQKATAEADSTRREEDGGSSCSDKADSLSDGSTERPATADLLHSDEEEEVKTEGGALWLRLPSADRPGTPAMATTSPGHGEAEMQGGEGLGEGGKLLSPAGSPTSSTGSLSQRSHRSVGSRGGRRGRRVSNDAADCVLDLSVKPIAGSNHSNHHQSYFSGAATPDSLQSPLAVRVKVERGVASDEEEELGGGDYDMEHSGITKATVPSANGGLTHHGVGGPLSAQRRLGLEAHLSALREASLASELEREEKPSATADDEDILGGENERAQAEVASMDSSLLPYVSNMLSAQHTQIFMCPLCNKVFPSPHILQLHLSSHFREQEGIRSKPAGDVNVPTCTICSKTFSCMYTLKRHERTHSGEKPYTCTTCGKSFQYSHNLSRHAVVHTREKPHACKWCERRFTQSGDLYRHIRKFHCELVNSLSVKSEPLALPNVRDWAIEDSSQELWK, via the coding sequence ATGGAGTTCCCAGACCACAGCAGACATTTACTTCAGTGTCTGAGTGAGCAGCGGCACCAGGGCTTCCTGTGTGACTCCACGGTGCTGGTGGGTGATGCCCAGTTCCGGGCCCACCGTGCTGTGTTGGCCTCCTGCAGCATGTACTTTCACCTCTTCTACAAGGACCAGCTGGACAAGAGAGACGTGGTGCACCTCAACAGCGACATTGTCACAGCCCCGGCTTTTTCCCTGCTCCTGGAGTTCATGTATGAGGGCAAGCTGCAGTTCCAGGACCTTCCCGTAGAGGATGTGCTGGCAGCAGCCAGCTACTTGCACATGTATGACATTGTCAAGGTGTGTAAGAAACGTTTGAAGCAGAAGGCCACGGCGGAGGCAGACAGCACGCGCAGAGAGGAAGATGGCGGATCCAGCTGCTCCGATAAGGCTGACAGTCTATCAGATGGTTCTACAGAGCGGCCTGCTACAGCCGACCTGCTGCAtagtgatgaagaggaggaggtgaagacagagggaggagcGCTTTGGCTGAGACTGCCGTCTGCAGACAGACCAGGAACACCAGCCATGGCTACAACCAGCCCAGGGCATGGTGAGGCGGAGATGCAGGGTGGGGAAGGGctgggggagggagggaaacTGCTCTCCCCGGCCGGCAGCCCTACTAGCTCCACTGGATCCCTCTCACAGAGGTCCCATCGCTCTGTGGGCTCTCGTGGAGGGCGCAGGGGCAGGAGGGTGTCAAATGATGCGGCTGACTGCGTCCTGGACCTGTCAGTCAAGCCGATTGCCGGTAGCAACCACAGTAACCACCACCAGTCCTATTTCAGCGGGGCAGCTACACCAGACAGCCTCCAAAGCCCATTGGCTGTGAGGGTGAAGGTGGAGAGGGGTGTGGCTTCAGACGAGGAAGAGGAACTGGGAGGTGGGGACTATGACATGGAGCACAGCGGCATCACCAAGGCAACGGTTCCCAGCGCCAACGGGGGCCTGACCCACCACGGGGTCGGAGGGCCTCTGTCGGCCCAGCGGCGGCTCGGCCTGGAAGCACACCTGTCCGCTCTGCGAGAGGCCTCTCTGGCCTCCGAGCTGGAGCGGGAGGAGAAGCCTTCGGCCACAGCAGATGATGAGGACATACTCGGGGGTGAAAACGAGCGCGCCCAGGCCGAGGTGGCCAGCATGGATAGTTCCCTGCTGCCCTACGTCTCCAACATGCTGTCAGCTCAGCACACCCAGATCTTCATGTGCCCGCTGTGTAACAAGGTTTTCCCCTCCCCGCACATCCTCCAGCTTCACCTCAGCTCCCACTTCAGGGAGCAGGAGGGCATCCGCTCCAAGCCCGCTGGAGACGTCAATGTGCCCACCTGCACCATCTGCAGCAAAACCTTCTCCTGCATGTACACGCTGAAGCGCCACGAGAGGACACACTCCGGTGAGAAACCCTACACCTGCACCACCTGCGGCAAGAGCTTCCAGTACTCACACAACCTCAGCCGCCACGCAGTGGTGCACACGCGGGAGAAGCCGCACGCTTGCAAGTGGTGCGAACGGCGCTTCACGCAGTCCGGGGACCTCTACCGACACATTCGCAAGTTCCATTGCGAACTGGTCAACTCGCTGTCAGTAAAGAGCGAACCGCTGGCACTGCCCAATGTCAGGGACTGGGCGATCGAGGACAGTTCCCAGGAACTGTGGAAGTAG